Proteins co-encoded in one Triticum aestivum cultivar Chinese Spring unplaced genomic scaffold, IWGSC CS RefSeq v2.1 scaffold48701, whole genome shotgun sequence genomic window:
- the LOC123176157 gene encoding polygalacturonase-like — protein sequence TLDISQSKGVSVKQLTLLDSKEFHMTIFDCSGVTVQGVRIIAPADSPNTDGIHASHSRHVRILNTTIGTGDDCISLGPGTCDMLIRDIKCGPGHGISIGSLGWQDGEEGVRNVTVDRAVLKGTTNGLRIKMWAMPNSGSVTNVSFSRVTMNRVANPMVVDQNYCPRKVDCPGNSSGVQISDLSYTDIKGSSATPVAVKFNCSGTNPCSGIKLRNIRLKYRHQRPAQAKCQNAGGSTSGEVTPPSCF from the exons CGTGAAGCAGCTGACACTGCTTGATAGTAAGGAATTCCACATGACCATCTTCGACTGCAGCGGCGTGACCGTCCAAGGCGTCCGGATCATCGCGCCGGCCGACAGCCCTAACACCGACGGCATCCACGCCAGCCACTCCCGCCACGTGAGGATCCTCAACACCACCATCGGCACCGGCGACGACTGCATCTCCTTGGGGCCCGGCACCTGCGACATGCTCATCAGGGACATCAAGTGCGGTCCGGGCCACGGCATCAG catcgGGAGCCTGGGATGGCAGGACGGTGAGGAGGGAGTGAGAAACGTGACGGTGGACAGGGCGGTGCTGAAGGGCACGACCAACGGCCTCCGGATCAAGATGTGGGCGATGCCCAACTCCGGCTCTGTCACCAACGTCTCCTTCTCGCGGGTCACCATGAACCGCGTGGCCAACCCCATGGTCGTCGACCAGAACTACTGCCCCCGCAAGGTCGACTGCCCGGGCAAT AGCTCGGGGGTGCAGATCAGCGACCTGTCGTACACGGACATCAAGGGCTCGTCGGCGACGCCCGTGGCGGTGAAGTTCAACTGCAGCGGCACCAACCCCTGCAGCGGGATCAAGCTCAGGAACATCAGGCTGAAGTACCGGCACCAGCGGCCGGCGCAGGCCAAGTGCCAAAACGCCGGCGGGTCCACGTCCGGAGAGGTCACACCGCCGAGCTGCTTCTGA